In Neovison vison isolate M4711 chromosome 11, ASM_NN_V1, whole genome shotgun sequence, one genomic interval encodes:
- the DOK7 gene encoding protein Dok-7 isoform X1, with product MTEAALVEGQVKLRDGKKWKTRWLVLRKPSPVADCLLMLVYKDKAERAKGLRERSSLTLEDICGLEPGLPYEGLAHTLAILCLSQAVMLGFESHEAMCAWDARIRYALGEVHRFHVAVAPGTKLESGPATLHLCNDVLVLARDVPPAVMGQWKLSDLRRYGAVPNGFIFEGGTRCGYWAGVFFLSSAEGEQISFLFDCIVRGISPTKGPFGLRPVLPDPSPGGPATAEERVAQEALEALKLEKRLSLLSHGVRPGSGGDDRSLSSSSSEASHSDVSAGSRLTAWPEPSLSSASTSQEGPGLAAAQVSGEAAPGISRQPPKPLRPRQLQEVGRQSSSDSGIATGSHSSYSGSFSSCAGSSLDVWRTGDEFGSLLSLPPVAGVPEPSLCACPPGTAEYQVPTAQRHHYDTPRSLRQAPRDQSPAAQGGPEDPGAGDSGGQMSTGCPSGWLGTRRRGQATEAPGCEAPGEGWEAGSPHAGHPPAFFSTCPVCGGLKGAVASPPRLLMMHSGAPGSERLCSEAPPYVNVPVSPSPKAQLQYLGLELQGASAGIRGAGASRYAQIDIVATEAAHRAGARHAQIREERLPELDQRRKGTPR from the exons ATGACCGAGGCGGCGCTGGTGGAGGGCCAGGTCAAGCTGCGGGACGGCAAGAAG TGGAAGACTAGGTGGCTGGTGCTGCGCAAGCCGTCGCCGGTGGCAG ACTGCCTGCTGATGCTGGTCTACAAGGACAAGGCGGAGCGAGCCAAGGGCCTCCGGGAGCGCAGCAGCCTGACGCTGGAGGACATCTGCGGGCTGGAGCCCGGCCTGCCCTACGAGGGCCTGGCCCACACGCTGGCCATCCTCTGCCTGTCCCAGGCCGTCATGCTGGGCTTCGAGAGCCACGAGGCCATGTGCGCCTGGGATGCCCGCATCCGCTATGCGCTGGGCGAGG tgcATAGGTTTCATGTGGCAGTGGCGCCAGGCACCAAGCTGGAGAGCGGCCCCGCCACCCTTCACCTCTGCAATGATGTTCTCGTGCTGGCCAGGGACGTCCCCCCAGCGGTCATGGGCCAGTGGAAGCTGTCCGACCTCCGGCGCTACGGGGCCGTGCCCAACGGGTTCATCTTTGAAGGCGGGACCAGGTGTGGGTACT GGGCCGGAGTGTTCTTCCTGTCCTCTGCCGAGGGTGAACAGATCAGCTTCCTGTTCGACTGCATTGTCCGTGGCATCTCCCCAACCAAGGGGCCCTTTGGGCTGCGGCCGGTCCTCCCAG ACCCGAGCCCTGGGGGACCCGCCACCGCTGAGGAGCGCGTAGCCCAGGAGGCCCTGGAAGCCCTGAAGCTGGAGAAGCGGCTCAGCCTCCTCTCCCACGGGGTCAGGCCGGGCAGCGGAG GGGATGACCGCAGCCTGTCCAGCTCATCCTCGGAGGCCAGCCACTCAGACGTCAGTGCCGGCAGCCGACTCACAGCATGGCCAGAGCCATCCCTGTCCTCGGCCAGCACGTCGCAGGAGGGCCCGGGGCTGGCGGCTGCCCAGGTGTCTGGAGAGGCTGCGCCGGGCATCTCCAGGCAGCCCCCTAAGCCCCTGCGGCCCCGGCAACTGCAGGAAGTTGGCCGCCAGAGCTCCTCGGACAGCGGCATAGCCACAGGCAGCCACTCCTCCTACTCAGGCAGCTTCTCGTCCTGTGCCGGCAGCAGCCTGGATGTGTGGCGCACGGGGGACGagtttggctccttgctcagcctgcCGCCGGTGGCTGGGGTGCCCGAGCCCAGCCTGTGCGCCTGCCCGCCAGGGACAGCTGAGTACCAAGTGCCTACGGCCCAGCGGCACCATTATGACACGCCGCGCAGCCTGCGCCAGGCCCCCAGGGACCAGAGCCCGGCTGCGCAGGGTGGCCCTGAGGACCCTGGGGCTGGGGACTCGGGGGGCCAGATGTCCACAGGGTGTCCCTCCGGCTGGCTGGGCACGAGGCGGCGGGGACAAGCAACGGAGGCCCCGGGCTGTGAGGCCCCTGGTgagggctgggaagcaggcagcCCCCATGCTGGGCACCCTCCGGCTTTCTTTTCCACCTGTCCGGTCTGTGGAGGACTCAAG GGAGCAGTGGCCTCACCTCCCCGCCTTCTGATGATGCATTCAG GAGCCCCAGGGTCCGAGAGACTGTGCAGCGAGGCGCCCCCCTATGTGAACGTCCCcgtcagcccctcccccaaagcGCAGCTGCAGTACCTGGGCCTGGAGCTCCAGGGGGCCAGCGCCGGGATCCGAG GGGCTGGTGCATCCCGCTACGCGCAGATTGACATTGTGGCCACTGAGGCGGCCCACAGGGCAGGGGCCCGGCACGCACAGATCCGGGAGGAGAGGCTGCCGGAGCTGgaccagagaaggaaggggaccCCAAGGTGA
- the DOK7 gene encoding protein Dok-7 isoform X3: protein MTEAALVEGQVKLRDGKKWKTRWLVLRKPSPVAGAGVFFLSSAEGEQISFLFDCIVRGISPTKGPFGLRPVLPDPSPGGPATAEERVAQEALEALKLEKRLSLLSHGVRPGSGGDDRSLSSSSSEASHSDVSAGSRLTAWPEPSLSSASTSQEGPGLAAAQVSGEAAPGISRQPPKPLRPRQLQEVGRQSSSDSGIATGSHSSYSGSFSSCAGSSLDVWRTGDEFGSLLSLPPVAGVPEPSLCACPPGTAEYQVPTAQRHHYDTPRSLRQAPRDQSPAAQGGPEDPGAGDSGGQMSTGCPSGWLGTRRRGQATEAPGCEAPGEGWEAGSPHAGHPPAFFSTCPVCGGLKVNSPP from the exons ATGACCGAGGCGGCGCTGGTGGAGGGCCAGGTCAAGCTGCGGGACGGCAAGAAG TGGAAGACTAGGTGGCTGGTGCTGCGCAAGCCGTCGCCGGTGGCAG GGGCCGGAGTGTTCTTCCTGTCCTCTGCCGAGGGTGAACAGATCAGCTTCCTGTTCGACTGCATTGTCCGTGGCATCTCCCCAACCAAGGGGCCCTTTGGGCTGCGGCCGGTCCTCCCAG ACCCGAGCCCTGGGGGACCCGCCACCGCTGAGGAGCGCGTAGCCCAGGAGGCCCTGGAAGCCCTGAAGCTGGAGAAGCGGCTCAGCCTCCTCTCCCACGGGGTCAGGCCGGGCAGCGGAG GGGATGACCGCAGCCTGTCCAGCTCATCCTCGGAGGCCAGCCACTCAGACGTCAGTGCCGGCAGCCGACTCACAGCATGGCCAGAGCCATCCCTGTCCTCGGCCAGCACGTCGCAGGAGGGCCCGGGGCTGGCGGCTGCCCAGGTGTCTGGAGAGGCTGCGCCGGGCATCTCCAGGCAGCCCCCTAAGCCCCTGCGGCCCCGGCAACTGCAGGAAGTTGGCCGCCAGAGCTCCTCGGACAGCGGCATAGCCACAGGCAGCCACTCCTCCTACTCAGGCAGCTTCTCGTCCTGTGCCGGCAGCAGCCTGGATGTGTGGCGCACGGGGGACGagtttggctccttgctcagcctgcCGCCGGTGGCTGGGGTGCCCGAGCCCAGCCTGTGCGCCTGCCCGCCAGGGACAGCTGAGTACCAAGTGCCTACGGCCCAGCGGCACCATTATGACACGCCGCGCAGCCTGCGCCAGGCCCCCAGGGACCAGAGCCCGGCTGCGCAGGGTGGCCCTGAGGACCCTGGGGCTGGGGACTCGGGGGGCCAGATGTCCACAGGGTGTCCCTCCGGCTGGCTGGGCACGAGGCGGCGGGGACAAGCAACGGAGGCCCCGGGCTGTGAGGCCCCTGGTgagggctgggaagcaggcagcCCCCATGCTGGGCACCCTCCGGCTTTCTTTTCCACCTGTCCGGTCTGTGGAGGACTCAAGGTAAACTCCCCTCCCTGA
- the DOK7 gene encoding protein Dok-7 isoform X2, with product MMFSCWPGTSPQRSWASGSCPTSGATGPCPTGSSLKAGPGAGVFFLSSAEGEQISFLFDCIVRGISPTKGPFGLRPVLPDPSPGGPATAEERVAQEALEALKLEKRLSLLSHGVRPGSGGDDRSLSSSSSEASHSDVSAGSRLTAWPEPSLSSASTSQEGPGLAAAQVSGEAAPGISRQPPKPLRPRQLQEVGRQSSSDSGIATGSHSSYSGSFSSCAGSSLDVWRTGDEFGSLLSLPPVAGVPEPSLCACPPGTAEYQVPTAQRHHYDTPRSLRQAPRDQSPAAQGGPEDPGAGDSGGQMSTGCPSGWLGTRRRGQATEAPGCEAPGEGWEAGSPHAGHPPAFFSTCPVCGGLKVNSPP from the exons ATGATGTTCTCGTGCTGGCCAGGGACGTCCCCCCAGCGGTCATGGGCCAGTGGAAGCTGTCCGACCTCCGGCGCTACGGGGCCGTGCCCAACGGGTTCATCTTTGAAGGCGGGACCAG GGGCCGGAGTGTTCTTCCTGTCCTCTGCCGAGGGTGAACAGATCAGCTTCCTGTTCGACTGCATTGTCCGTGGCATCTCCCCAACCAAGGGGCCCTTTGGGCTGCGGCCGGTCCTCCCAG ACCCGAGCCCTGGGGGACCCGCCACCGCTGAGGAGCGCGTAGCCCAGGAGGCCCTGGAAGCCCTGAAGCTGGAGAAGCGGCTCAGCCTCCTCTCCCACGGGGTCAGGCCGGGCAGCGGAG GGGATGACCGCAGCCTGTCCAGCTCATCCTCGGAGGCCAGCCACTCAGACGTCAGTGCCGGCAGCCGACTCACAGCATGGCCAGAGCCATCCCTGTCCTCGGCCAGCACGTCGCAGGAGGGCCCGGGGCTGGCGGCTGCCCAGGTGTCTGGAGAGGCTGCGCCGGGCATCTCCAGGCAGCCCCCTAAGCCCCTGCGGCCCCGGCAACTGCAGGAAGTTGGCCGCCAGAGCTCCTCGGACAGCGGCATAGCCACAGGCAGCCACTCCTCCTACTCAGGCAGCTTCTCGTCCTGTGCCGGCAGCAGCCTGGATGTGTGGCGCACGGGGGACGagtttggctccttgctcagcctgcCGCCGGTGGCTGGGGTGCCCGAGCCCAGCCTGTGCGCCTGCCCGCCAGGGACAGCTGAGTACCAAGTGCCTACGGCCCAGCGGCACCATTATGACACGCCGCGCAGCCTGCGCCAGGCCCCCAGGGACCAGAGCCCGGCTGCGCAGGGTGGCCCTGAGGACCCTGGGGCTGGGGACTCGGGGGGCCAGATGTCCACAGGGTGTCCCTCCGGCTGGCTGGGCACGAGGCGGCGGGGACAAGCAACGGAGGCCCCGGGCTGTGAGGCCCCTGGTgagggctgggaagcaggcagcCCCCATGCTGGGCACCCTCCGGCTTTCTTTTCCACCTGTCCGGTCTGTGGAGGACTCAAGGTAAACTCCCCTCCCTGA